The Anomalospiza imberbis isolate Cuckoo-Finch-1a 21T00152 chromosome 2, ASM3175350v1, whole genome shotgun sequence nucleotide sequence CCTTCCCGGCTCGGCAgggccgctcccggccccgcggcgcGGGCGGGTCCGGCCCTCGGCGGgagccccgcccggcccggcccggcccggcccggcccgcccggcgGAGGCGGAGCCGCGCAGGActcgccgctgccgccgctgccggaACCGCTGCCGCCCGCGCCGGGGCCATGGAGGAGTTTCACCCCCACAACGATGAGGTAGGgccgccgcctcgcccggcGCTGTGCCCGGGGCCCTCCGCCGGCCCGACCCCGCCGTGCCTGAGGGGCCGGGGCCGAGCGGCGCTGCCCGgagcgggccggggccgcggggtgGATGTTCCCTCCGGGAAGGAGCCGCGGCGCGGGgcgctgccgctggggctgtCAGACCGCTGGGGCTGTCAGACCGCTGGGGCTGTCAGACCGCGGCCATTTTTCCTGGGAATAAAAAccatttccatgggaaaatccCAGGAAGTGCCGggccccggcagcgccgcgGGCTGGTCCTGCCAGCTCGAGCGGAGGAGCCGATGCACCCCCGGACGCCGCTTCAGGGCTCTGGCCACCAGTTTCCATTGAAAAATCAACCAAAACTCCAAGCAGCTTCAGCATTAATGCCCTTGAGGTTTCTGCCCCTGCCCGAGTGTTTGAAGTTCATGGCTGTGAAGAGGCGGGTGGCGCAAGGGAACGTGCCATGATTCCTTTGTGAGCAAAGCCAAGTGCCCATGAGCAGTGAGGAGTAGAAAATAGGAGGAATTAAAACCTGCAAGCTTTTTCTGCGCTTCAGAAAGGTGCTTGGGTAAGGTAATGACTGTACAAACCAGTGTTTCACATATTAGGTTTGCAAAACCGTGTGTTGCCCTTGGGAAGCAAGATGTAACCTGTGGGTTAGCAAGTTTGTGACTCCAATAAAAACACAGGTTAAaccccagaggaaaaaaattgtcatttattttttcctgggGAATATTCCTATGACAAGCATAGACATGGTGGAATTTAATCTTTACAGAAAACGTAAAGTGAACCTGTTTCAAAGTTCACTGAGGTTTGAGTTTTTTGGCCCCACTCAAACATCACTAGAAAAGCAATGCTAAATAACAAATGTATggagctgaggaaaaaaagtaagattTTAAAGTTATACTAACAGACTACAGTGCAAATAACCAGACACAAGGCCTAATCATTATGTGTGCTGTAGAGTAAAATTACAATTTGTTTACTTTTCTGGCagaaatagtaataataattcTTTTCTATTGCAGATGATCTTCAATGCTGATGAGGCCCACAACATCGTTAAGGAGGTAGGATTTAGCTAACAGCTGTGTTTTGAAGAAATGCTTTACCATACCTTGCACAGTAGTGAAAGCAGTTATTTTCATTGGCCACCCcagataaatataaaattatatagaattaatatttatataaagaCAGAGTTTAACTCGGAGCTGCTTTAAGCTTCATCTAATTGCTGTCTTCAACTACCTAAAGAGGAGAAGATAGATGAGAGAGGAGCCAGATTTGCATTACAGTGGAAAGAGTCAGGGTGACAGTCACAAGCTTCAAGGGAAATTGACTCCAATTTGTTTTCTCCCCCTTATCCAGCTAGAGAGAAGCTAATCACTGGAGAGGTTGCAGGGACAgcttgtggagtctccatccttaGAGATTTTTAAAACTTGACCGGACAAGGCCTTGAACAATGTTATCAGACTTGGAAGTTAGCCTTGGCATGTGTGGGAGGTTGCACTCTATGAGCTCCTTGTTTtagcttttaaaatacattgtttTGCAGAGAAAGAACAGGATGAAAGTGAGTAGTCTGATAGTCCAAATTAAATACCTAGTAACTACACAGTGGTTAATGAGAAGCCTGTGGCTCACAGATGCTCTCAGGTTTTGCAGGGAAATAGTGTTTTGAGACAGGGGTTTCTGGAGGGCCTGTGCAGGTCCTTTCCCACCTGCACTTTTTGAAGCTGCTCCAGTACACAACAGCAAGCTCTTGGCTGTTAGATAAACAACAGTTCAGCCCTTTATGTAACTGTCCCTGCCTTATAAAGCCAATACGGTGTGACACGGTCTCCAGGCACTGGGAGTAAAGCCAAATGTTTCTGACTGGAACCTTAACTAGGGCCAAGGAGCTCCAGCACTGGGTACTTCTCTGAAAGGACCAAAATCCCTGAGGGGTCTTGTCCCTCTTCTGTCTTCTATTGTGTTTTGTGACTGTTTGTTTCCATTGACTCCTTTGGCCAGCTTTGTACAGTGTGTGGCCAGAATTAACTGGGCTTTTCAAAATCTGGGACACAGGTCTCTTACACAGCCTGTTAGTAGGGGATTAGTGCATGGGATACATCTTACTGAGTCACAGGAGAACACAGTTTTACTTCCCTTACCTTTTCCAGGTGTGTGTTTCTTAAGTGAATTCCTCACCTTTAAGAAGTATCCATCAGCACATAATTCTGAATTTCTCAGGAGCAGAGAATCCAATTTAAGAGTTACCGTGTGAGAGAAGGATTTTTCTTCAATCATTTCAAGTTTAAGTTGGCCAATCTGTAGCTGTGGGAGAACATTCAATTTTCCACTAGTTCAGATGTTTCTTGTGCTGCAAGATATGACCCTTGAGTTTCTTCCCCATCTTTTAAGCAGGCGTGCGCATTTCACTGATGTCACTCTATCTCTGAAGGTTTTGGAATTTTGGTTATATGCTCTGGAAGGCTGGCCAGCCCAAGTTGATATTATTGATTTGAGCAGTGCCGTCCCCATTACAGCAGCTTCTGAAAGCCAAACTGGAGCTGGCGGTCATTAGGAACAGTGGGATGTGTTAGGATCTTCACTGGCAAATAGATCCATTCACTTGGTATCCAAAGCATATGGCTAAGGCCTTTCCTGCAAGAACTCTTTAGTAATTTTCATACCTGTAATATTGTGGTATAtgtactaaaaataaatttccaagAAGGGTCATTTTACTTCCCATTCTGCAGCTGATCCTAATAAGCTTGATTTATTCCTAATTGCCAGAAAAATGTCCCTCAGATTGTGCAAAACATTTTATAATTCCTCATTTTGAAGTGTGTTTAATGtaactattttttccccttctgttcTAGTGCATAGAAAATGTTTTAGGCAAGGCAGATTATAATCACAACAAAGTCAACCAATGGACTGCTGCTATAGTAGAACAGTCACTGACCCATCTGGTGAAACTTGGGAAAACCTATAAGTACATTGGTAAGTTCAAGCAGCTGTACTTGTAACACAGGCAGTTGCAATAAATAATTGCTGAAAGGTCCAGGGGAATGCTATAAACAAAACAGAGCAGGCACCTGAACTCTTCTGTTACAGAGATTTTTTGTAATACCTGTGGTAAAGCTGTGGCAGTTTTACCTGGGCTGAGCGTGCTGGCAACACTTAACACAGATTACATGTTACATGGTCTTTCCTGATAAGCAACCCCAAGACAATTGTATCAACCTTTTAGTATCAGTTCAAGAAAAAATTGCTATCTTTAATCAAATTTTCAATCAGATTAAGCCTTCTCTAAACAAAGACATCTGGAAGACTTTAGTCCTATGTGCAAAGTCATGTCCCATTATATTTATGTGAACACATGGAAGGAAAAAGGTAAATAGTAAAGTTTAACCCATTTTGGTCCTTTTGTGGTGTGTTGATGTAATAGCAAGTGTTTGTGCTCTGTTCTGTTTTGAAAGTCTTGGACTCAGGTTGTCAATGGTTTTATGACCATTGCAGGTCAGACTAGAAAAGCTGCTCATTACTGGAGTGTGGTTTCAGAGAGGGGTCAACAAATATTTTTGGGAAACAACTCTCATCAAGTGTGACTTCTGCTGTACCTGTAAGGACAGCACCTGCAATCCCATTCTGAGGGGCACAAGCCATATTTAAGTAGTTTAAAAGATAAAAGCCATAATCCTATTAGCCAGTGTTTAGTTGAAACCATTGTTTTCATGTGAGTAAAAATAATCATTAAATGAGTAACAAGTTCTTGAGAAAAATACTGGGGCCAAAGGGGTTGTCAAAAAAGGTTTTGTCTTAGCTGAATGCCACATGCCAGCCCTTTGGAAATGTAGTACAGGCTTGAGTTTGTAAATGCTGAATGATTCACCTCTTCTGCTTTAATTCCCTGGTTTTGTGGCTGTATCTTGCAGTTACCTGTGCAGTGATGCAGAGGAGTGGAGCTGGTCTCCACACAGCAAGCTCATGCTTCTGGGATACCACAACTGATGGTAAATATTTCCATCCAAACAGAAAATTTGTAACGAGAAATGTTACTTCTTGCTCAGTTGTAGTAGTTGGGTTGGACATTTTTGGGAATGGCGGTGGAAGCAGTAATTTTGAGAATGAGGTGCTTGTTTACAATCTCAGCAAAAATGTTATCAGTCAGTGCAGGCATTAAGAGCAGTTGCTTTGTAAATTATGAGGAGCAGGAATAGAAAAGCCTTTCATTCTGAAACGAGTCAAAACATTTAATTCTCTCAGCTGAAGAGGCAGAAAATGTTGCTCACAGTAAATACATGTGGGTAGCCCTAAACATATCTGCCTGCTGTGAGGGGACAGCTACTTTAGAGGAGAAAATAACTTagtgaaaaatagaaatagttTGACTTACAGTATGTGTTTCAGTTGTGTAACTGTCAGCAAGGCTTTCGATGCATTGTGTTGCTTCAAAATTTGTGCTAAATAGATTTTTTCACAGGCTGAGAATATCACAGGgaaacaatattaaaataatttgttgtCTGTCACAGATTCAGAAAGGTCTGTTTAGAAGACTGTGCTAAGGTTTGAGTTTAAAAAACAGAGAGAGCCTCAAAAAGTCAACCAAGCTTAAAAAGAAATCGTAATATAAAGTTAACACAGTTTAATCTTCATATTTCTTTTGCTTGTAAGGCATTGGTACAACagaagaggaagaacagcaTAAAGTAAATACACTGGAATATATTTTATCCAGTCCCTTTTCTGATTTCTTGTCTGATTGTCATGCCAGTTTCAGTATGGGAATTATAAGGATTTTTGCAAGTCCAGCTTTTAAAGAAAGATACTGGAATGGTGTTTTCCTGTTAACTTTCTTAAGCTTACAAGTCTCACATTAGGTAGCAAACAATGTATaagttaataaaaatgttttgaggATTTTAGTTTTTTTATAGTCAAGCTGACATACTACTATTTCCCTTAAATTACAACTGAAATATTCATACTAATCTGGCATAATTTACACTTCAATAAAGTGACTGTAGTAAAGACAATGGAATCCTATATTAATTTTGTAATAATCTCTTCCAGGAACCTGCACAGTGAGATGGGAAAACCGAACCATGAACTGCATTGTCAATGTGTTTGCTGTTGCTATTATCCTGTAGCTGACTGGAAGAGAAATAGAAGCAACACCGAAGCCTTTAAAAAGATAAATCATCCTAACCAATAgctaaatatttcaaaatattatttgtttcTGTATGAGCAGCATACAGAAGTTCTCTACAGAGAGCATACAGTCTAAGCCAGTTCTCATAGATTAGTTATCTGAAAGCTAGCAAAGaaatttaatatatatatatatatatatatctgaagagaaaattttagtaatttaaatatttagaagtTAATGAGAAGTTGCCACAAAGCTCAATAGAATTTATGTCAAAGCTAATATCAAAGATATTTTATTCCAGAAGATCAAAACACATCAAAGGAAATGTCAAAGGGCAAGCAAGACCTCTCAGGATTATGGTGCCTTTGGGAACAAATTATGAACACAATTCAGAGTGGATATATTGTAAACAATACTGGTTCTCCATGCTTGGCTAAACAAAGCAAACTCTCCCTTGGAATGCAGGTACTTGTGAAATTGATGAGCATCACTTTTTGGTCAAGCATGAACGTTTACATGGACACTAAATCCAGGTAAGCTTTCCCcctggaggcagaggaggacTTTGCTGGGACAGAGGTGAAATATACCCAGTCCTGGCAGAATTCTAATTTGTCTTCAAATGAAGAGCATAATATTTGTTAGCAATTCAGGGAAACATGCTGGGGATCTGACACCAGTCTTTAATTCGTCACTTATAAATCTGAAAACAATCTGAAGGTActtaaatttgattttattcCATGATTACAGAATTTGTGACAAGCACTTTATTGATTCCTCATGCAGTAGCTAGGAGCCAGGGCAATATGACTGCACCCATACTCCAGGTAGGATTAAAGGGATCAGTGGGAAGGCACACACGTTTCTGGAGGCTCTTGTTAGCTTTGAAAGTATTTATCAGAGTAACATATCTGTTCTTTATAAGCGTTCTCCTACGTTCTCTAAGTCTAGAATTGGATCTTAgccctgtgaaataaaacagtTAAGTTTTCAGCGCTAAGAATTCCCCTCCTTTAAAGATTTATGCAAGTTCTTAACTTTGCTCATCTGATGAGTCTTAACTTGAAATATTCCTcaaggaagaaaagcatttgCACACCTGCAAGTATTTGCTGGATTGCGGCCTACATTTTTGTTGATAAATGCACAAATTATATGATAAAGAGATGTATCAATACCAAAAATGCCTAAATGATCGCTGCCACTAAGTGGCAGCTGCATTAAGTTGTTTTCTCAGATGCTGCTTAAGGATAGGATTTTTTGTTTATACTGTATGTCTTTGAAAGAGACTGGTAACAGCCTAACAGTACTGTAGGGctgttttgaattttaaaaaatgaatattaAAGCACTCTTATgcagttttgtttggtttgggttgtttttcagATAACTGACTATTAGGGTATGAAACAAGAGTCCTGTGCAAAGAGCAAGCTAAAGAATATTTTACTGCTTAAATTGTGTGTACGTGTAGCTAGTGTGACACTACAGAAGGAGCCCTGTGTATGTGTAGTTTACAGTAATGTAAAAAATGTCTTGCTTTGCAGACaaataaaattctgcttttacCGAAGTGCAAGTAAAATGAATACTGTAATACTGCATTTGCCAAAGGCAAGTGTTGTGTgaaaatgtgtgtgtatgttgTACTGACCTTCAAATGTAGATTAATAATTAAGCATTATTTGGGTTAGGATAGAAATTTCTGAATTAGGTTCCAGCATCCAAGAGCCAAATTGTGGAACTAACAAAAATACATTAGTTTCACTCATATTTGGGACTCTGCAATGTGAAAAAAATGTGAGGCAGCAACTAGAAGAAGGTGTGGTATGATCAGAATGGTTAACAAAGTGGGTGAGTAAAAACAGTGGTGGCTGTTGTGCCCCTGTCATGGGTATTGAGGCGCAATGATCAGAAGAAATATTCCACATAGCTATTGTAATCTCATTTGGTATTTTTGCTTTACTTCAAAACCAGTTTAATGAAGCTTGGTGAAGGTCCTCCTGCAGAAGAACCCTAAGAAATACTGCTTAATTATATGactgtttaatttttctttctaccaaaaaaaaaataaagttttgccTTAGTtgtatttttgctttgtgttcTTGATCAATATaaaaagtaacagaaaaaaaaatatcctcttAGTTCTCTTCACTTGTCTACAATAGTGAGAACTTGGGAAATACACTGAAGATGCATTTTAGAGACAAGATCTTGTAGGCCAAGCCTGGAACAGGATTTCTAACTTCTTACACCTCTATTTCTGCCACCTTTCCCCTATTGTGAATCTTGACAGTACAAGTTAAAGCTTTTTTGCTACAGAAAGATTATTATGAAACTctggggaaaatattttcactctGCATCATGTCCTAGTAAacttttttccatctttcttttctccatCCTCTGTGGGTACACAGAGCTACTTTTAACTCTCCTAACAAATGCTGAACATTATTATCTGCTTTTCCAAGTAGTTCATTTCAAGGATAAATCTGTGAATTGCGGACTATGAAAGCCCACAACATTTCACTGGTATTTTctggaaatacatattttctttgTTGTGGCAATCAGGGGTTTGAGTTATGGTTAACAATGGGGATCTTATTAACAGGACAGAAGAGTTTGTATTAAAGTACAGCCCAGGTAGAGGGTGCTGTGTGTTCCCATGTATGATTTCATGATGAAAAACACCTGCTGTTCTTCCCATGCAGGTTTTGTTGATGTAAACAGAGAAGTGTGAAAGTGGAAGTAAGGGAGCAGATTTGTTACTTTCCTTATTGCCTGCTGGGTGTCTGCCAGTCACTCCTTACCTTTCTGATGGCTGTGATCCCATTACACTCCGATCTGTGCCATCAGTACAAAGTCTGGTGTGTTCGGCTCAGCTTCATGCAATCTAAAGCACTCACAGAAGCCACTGAAATCCCAGCTTGCAGCTAAGCCATGTAGAGCTGGATGTGAATGTCAGCACACTGATATTTTAAATACACCATAAAAGAAACTGTtagtgttggggaagatgaaataggaaaaccttataaatatgattgcctggcaagagatttggaaaatacagacattgagatgagaactagatttgaaataacaaaccttgactactgaataactagaaaacaatagtatagccaggttgaaagcaatcccccttctgattaaacaatgccctttacctgcagataagtccaaaggtcaaatggaatgctctgtctcaccccccaatgtatggttcatcccacacctgtgacactcccctgaagtatcaggtatctgtgaccccattggcccaagtcctgttccagcccaccttgaagccccctgataaggtgtgcccgagggaccagacgctctcttggaccttcccctgggaccctcacctggaacccttgctccctctctctctctctccctcccaccctgggcctgccacgagttgtgcctggcaactccaagcagggcctttcccccttttaataaaccacattttctaagacctgacttcagagatctctcatccatccaaaccgtcctggagacctgCGCTCGTTACAGTTAGCTCCTGGTAGCCTGCATGCATCAGTACAGTGGCTGCCATATAGAGACAGACAGGCTTTGTTCTAATACAGAGAGCAGTTCCTGTAATGAGCAATTCTTGCCTGATTACTGGGATGTGTCTTGCTGCCTCTGCAGTCTGACCAGGGCATTTTGTTCCCATTTAAtttggagagggacttttttaGCACAGTCATGGTGTTGATAAAAGCACAGAGCCAGTCTACACCCCCATCAGAATATCCTGAGTCAGGAAGTTCTGTCTATGTGCTGCAGGAGCTTCCCAGCTCAAAGCCAGCAGCAGTCTGTCTCTCAGGGagtatcagctcagaggtgatATCTGTAAATGCAGCAATAAACCTAGTAGTACTGTGGCTCCAAAGCCATGCAGTCATATTTATATTGTGCTGCCTGTGAGCTGCTCAGCCTGCTG carries:
- the DYNLT3 gene encoding dynein light chain Tctex-type 3 isoform X2, whose protein sequence is MIFNADEAHNIVKECIENVLGKADYNHNKVNQWTAAIVEQSLTHLVKLGKTYKYIVTCAVMQRSGAGLHTASSCFWDTTTDGTCTVRWENRTMNCIVNVFAVAIIL
- the DYNLT3 gene encoding dynein light chain Tctex-type 3 isoform X1 gives rise to the protein MEEFHPHNDEMIFNADEAHNIVKECIENVLGKADYNHNKVNQWTAAIVEQSLTHLVKLGKTYKYIVTCAVMQRSGAGLHTASSCFWDTTTDGTCTVRWENRTMNCIVNVFAVAIIL